The sequence CGGCGTATAGCCGCACGTATCAATGACAGCGTCCCACTGCCGCCCGCGCAGCGCGTCCAGACCGCCGTCGCGGTCGCCTTGCAGGTGTTCCACTTGTGGATACAGATCCGGGTTGCTTTGTCCGCGATTGAATAAAGTCAGTTCATGCCCGGCGTTCAGCGCCGCCTCTACCAGCGCCCGCCCGACAAAGCGCGTCCCACCGATGATCAGAAATTTCATACCGCACCTCCATTTTGGATTTGGATTTTGCAAGGATAGTGGAAGGGTGGGGATTTGTCTACCAGTGACGGCCGTTTCCCGGTACAATTCTATTCTAACTTCTTCACCCTTTGGACCTTACGTACCTTTGTGTTTTTGTATTCAATTCTTCCTATAAGGAGATCCCATGGACCTGAAAGTAACTCACGGCGGCATTCAAAACAGCCCGGCCGACACCCTCATTGTCAACTTGTTTGAGGACGTACAGATTCCCGGCGGCGCGACCGGAGCTGTGGACCAGGCGTTGGATGGGGCTATTGGCGACCTCATTGCCGCCGGCGATCTGAGCGGTAAGGCGGGAGAAACGGCCGTTCTCTATCCCCGCGGGGCCATTGCCGCCAAAAGGGTGCTGGTGGTGGGCCTGGGCAAACGCGAAGGGTTTGATCTGGAAGGTGCGCGGCAGGCGGCGGCCGCCGCGATCAAACGCGCCCGCGAATTAAAAGCCAGACATGTCGCCACCATCGTTCATGGCGCGGGCATTGCTGGGCTGCCCGCGGCGGCCGCCGCCCAGGCCACCATCGAGGGCACACTGTTGGCGCTGTACACCTATGACGCCGCCCGCCAAAGCCCGGAACCGCCTCACGCGATTGAGTCGTTGACGATTGTAGAGGTTGGCGGTGACAAGTTGGCCGAGATAGAGCGGGGAATGGTGACGGCCGTTGCCATTAATGGTGGCGTCACCCTGGCCCGCGACCTGGTCAACCTGCCGCCCAACGTCGCCACGCCGCACCGGCTGGCCACCGCCGCCACCCAAATCGCCGAAGCCTACGGCATGAACCTGACTGTTGGCGGGCGCAAATGGGCCGCCAAACACAACATGGGCGCGTTCCTGGCGGTGGCCCAGGGGGCCGGTTTCCCGCCCAAATTCATCGTTTTGGACCACAATGCCGACCGCGAAGATCTGCCGACGATTATCCTGGTGGGCAAGGGTGTTACATTCGATACCGGCGGCATCTCTATCAAGCCCAGCGAACGCATGGAAG comes from Candidatus Leptovillus gracilis and encodes:
- a CDS encoding leucyl aminopeptidase; amino-acid sequence: MDLKVTHGGIQNSPADTLIVNLFEDVQIPGGATGAVDQALDGAIGDLIAAGDLSGKAGETAVLYPRGAIAAKRVLVVGLGKREGFDLEGARQAAAAAIKRARELKARHVATIVHGAGIAGLPAAAAAQATIEGTLLALYTYDAARQSPEPPHAIESLTIVEVGGDKLAEIERGMVTAVAINGGVTLARDLVNLPPNVATPHRLATAATQIAEAYGMNLTVGGRKWAAKHNMGAFLAVAQGAGFPPKFIVLDHNADREDLPTIILVGKGVTFDTGGISIKPSERMEAMKSDMGGAAAVLGAMKTVGQLHLPLRVIGIAPCTENMPDAHAYRPADVITASNGKTIEIISTDAEGRLILADALVYAQRYAPTAVIDLATLTGACVVALGIGMGAGLFSNDDGLRDKLLAASQATHERLWPLPLWDDYQQAIKSNVADMKNSGGRMGGVGTSAIFLKQFTNYPWAHLDIAGMALAEREKGYVPAGGVGFGVRLLVEFLQNWG